Proteins found in one Xenopus laevis strain J_2021 chromosome 1L, Xenopus_laevis_v10.1, whole genome shotgun sequence genomic segment:
- the rpgrip1.L gene encoding protein fantom has product MSVLLLDETCSDLPVRDTGCKPAVFKAIQEVVAAPYSRKQQGQRIMKIKDKDLKMRRRVSLIGRDELEDNFLRIHEENLLLKDHARKMEDKIKRMGTRMLWVTSDLVQTGKSAGMKRDGRDLDAEETIEDLQDRVRDLEHKNETLRHKLVTYKQRLQVQSGCRHCPYSTVPARTDSGVRRNVALPDHIKRGLRVQSLEVRPPQVFQVQACGETLSDEARAEIERLFNLIESQNNRADDKSAVLLNNMESVRSVDAVAEVMLSLQRTQQAEKQRTAIQENVMVIRLQKELREKNTTLCALREQFHQLKESYETELQQNQKSLTLSHEAVLTQLEDLTSQLKAERTKVVAMEIEQQSVLNLQRSLQEFQERVTDVEKENGLLKENYENLLKSSLNEEVGLRQATENELRQKISLLEEQIHCHVTDNTLNNEQLQHEREQNEHLKKEVSQLHIQLLEKIQEVKSYQEKVSAILSSSVNGPVQEQPAVTLQRTSTPGLEGYHQMREFNAVMDRWFDGRERRRMEEMKHQMRCEDEQRQRGDSERQREEEEQKKAEEAERQKWISKMDADHAETILELEKTREMLFLQHKINNDYQEELTAVRLKAESESRDKEEKKCHYEASILKYRARIHTLEAQLKDIAYGTIPSRHESQSPDVDMSPVPSLRRGETLFEVHIGAVCFTPRGLREVSDLHPNTFCVYSLCDYETHATPVVTGTSPRYNFTSHYAVTPDAEFLRYLRVGILTVELYQALGGEHRMLARGHIKLEATLQSTEKIHGAVALTDATGEDIGELDYWICLHGSISQVQRVQKQSKKARSYLSAGGHYHSEKSLASPFSTGTQNKLGIRIWGCRRLKVGYLGYQPSPYAMYRFYHHPDHSTAIIPCSNNPQFGDEFVYPLQITNDLERYLQKECLYVYVFDDEDMQPGVYLGRAEVPLVSLARGDNIQGDFALLDPCGKCSGSIQLSMEWKYPIKATSYQSTQEVPLSQHCTHMKLLPSVIPKVNLTQSKQSKTRKAEEDQQDDLTSSKRGRKDFPSTSSQNTKQTFQNSDLLPAGYNSNDLGTQQEEAVQVQEGEKMEDIKDEDEINGDHTADANDPQSTDDEDLILVVKPHVAEKTPSSMIRVEIMSLTLYPYSEVMGDSAVQRLFVEFRFAGVPPEETETPVSLRKPNQGEELYYHFSKVIHLDGSEHAERRDFLYMLLEGSDSNGDSVRLRFTVVSDPINEDEECRDVGYAYMDLRFLLRRAEDKAEETLQVLDVANQEQVIGALRVAIEAKEAARAVHRTRRAMETE; this is encoded by the exons ATGTCAGTACTCCTGTTGGATGAGACTTGCTCAGATCTTCCCGTCAGGGATACAGGTTGTAAGCCAGCGGTGTTTAAAGCAATACAAG AGGTTGTAGCCGCTCCCTACTCTCGGAAACAACAGGGccagagaataatgaaaataaaag ATAAGGATCTGAAGATGCGCCGAAGGGTCTCCCTTATTGGTCGAGATGAACTAGAGGACAACTTCCTCCGTATTCACGAGGAAAATCTACTCCTCAAGGACCATGCAAGGAAAATGGAAGACAAGATAAAAAG AATGGGCACCAGAATGCTCTGGGTAACTTCAGATCTTGTGCAGACAGGAAAATCAGCTGGAATGAAGCGTGACGGGCGAGATTTAGACGCTGAGGAGACTATAGAAGACTTACAGGACAGAGTCCGAGACCTGGAACATAAAAATGAAACCCTTAGGCACAAGCTGGTTACATACAAGCAGCGATTACAGGTGCAAAGCGGGTGCAGACATTGCCCCTACAGCACAGTGCCAGCACGAACAGACTCTGGAGTCAGAAGAAACGTTGCTCTGCCAGATCACATTAAAAGAG GTCTGCGGGTACAAAGTCTGGAAGTGAGGCCGCCCCAAGTTTTCCAAGTTCAGGCATGTGGAGAGACCCTCAGTGATGAAGCCAGAGCAGAGATTGAGAGGCT ATTCAATTTAATTGAAAGTCAGAATAACAGAGCTGATGACAAGTCTGCCGTTTTGCTAAATAATATGGAGTCCGTGAGGTCAGTGGATGCGGTGGCAGAAGTGATGCTCTCTCTGCAAAGAACTCAGCAGGCTGAGAAGCAACG GACCGCTATTCAGGAGAATGTAATGGTGATACGACTTCAGAAAGAGCTGAGAGAGAAGAACACAACTCTATGTGCTCTAAGGGAACAGTTCCATCAGCTAAAGGAG TCTTATGAAACAGAACTACAGCAG AATCAGAAGTCCCTGACACTGAGCCATGAGGCTGTTTTGACCCAGCTGGAGGACCTCACATCCCAACTGAAAGCAGAAAGGACAAAGGTGGTGGCAATGGAAATTGAACAACAAAGTGTCCTTAACTTGCAGAGATCATTACAAGAG TTCCAGGAGCGTGTAACTGACGTAGAAAAGGAAAATGGGCTCCTCAAAGAAAATTATGAGAACCTACTTAAAAG TTCTCTAAATGAAGAAGTTGGTTTAAGACAAGCAACAGAGAATGAATTGCGGCAAAAGATCTCTCTGTTGGAGGAGCAAATCCACTGCCATGTGACTGACAATACACTAAATAATGAACAGCTTCAGCATGAAAGAG AACAAAATGAGCATTTAAAGAAGGAAGTCTCACAACTGCATATTCAGCTCCTGGAAAAGATTCAAGAAGTCAAAAGTTATCAGGAAAAAGTGTCAGCCATACTGTCATCATCAGTCAATGGCCCTGTCCAGGAGCAACCAGCTGTCACCTTGCAAAGAACCTCT acTCCCGGACTAGAAGGTTACCACCAGATGAGGGAATTCAATGCAGTTATGGATAGATGGTTTGATGGCAGAGAAAGACGAAGAATGGAAGAGATGAAACATCAGATGAGATGTGAAGATGAACAAAGGCAAAGAGGAGACAGTGAAAGGCaaagagaggaagaggagcagAAAAAGGCAGAGGAAGCAGAGAGGCAGAAATGGATAAGCAAGATGGATGCAGACCATGCAGAGACAATCCTGGAGCTGGAAAAGACAAGGGAAATGTTGTTCCTGCAACATAAAATTAACAATGACTATCAG GAGGAACTGACGGCAGTGAGGCTTAAAGCCGAGAGTGAAAGCAGAGACAAAGAGGAAAAGAAATGTCATTATGAGGCTAGCATTTTGAAGTACAGAGCCAGAATCCACACTCTAGAAG CTCAGCTCAAAGACATTGCATATGGAACAATTCCCTCCCGACATGAGTCTCAGTCTCCTGATGTGGATATGTCACCTGTTCCATCACTGCGCCGGGGAGAGACTCTCTTTGAAGTTCATATAGGTGCCGTCTGCTTCACACCACGGGGTCTAAGGGAAGTCAGTGACCTTCATCCAAACACCTTTTGTGTTTATTCTTTGTGTGACTATGAAACACACGCCACTCCAGTAGTAACTGGCACCAGCCCTCGGTACAACTTCACCTCTCATTATGCAGTTACTCCAGATGCTGAATTTCTTCGCTATTTGAGAGTCGGAATTTTAACCGTGGAGTTATATCAAGCCTTAGGAGGAGAGCATAGAATGCTGGCAAGGGGGCACATTAAACTGGAAGCAACATTGCAGAGCACTGAAAAGATACATGGAGCCGTTGCTTTGACTG atgCCACTGGGGAAGATATAGGAGAACTGGATTACTGGATTTGTCTACATGGATCCATATCTCAGGTGCAGCGTGTGCAGAAGCAGAGTAAAAAAGCTCGTAGCTACCTTTCAGCTGGCGGCCATTACCATTCCGAGAAG TCATTGGCATCACCTTTTTCTACTGGAACTCAAAATAAACTTGGCATCAGAATATGGGGCTGTAGAAGGCTGAAGGTGGGATATTTGGGATACCAACCAAGCCCGTATGCTATGTACCGTTTCTACCATCACCCTGATCATTCTACTGCTATCATACCATGCAGCAACAATCCTCAGTTTGGAGATGAATTTGTCTATCCGTTACAAATAACTAATGACCTTGAGAGATATCTCCAGAAGGAGTGCTTATATGTCTATGTGTTTGACGATGAAGATATGCAGCCTGGAGTTTACCTGGGAAGAGCAGAAGTGCCTTTAGTCAGCCTAGCAAGGGGAGACAACATTCAAG GAGATTTTGCACTGCTGGACCCTTGCGGTAAGTGCTCTGGATCAATACAACTCAGTATGGAATGGAAATATCCTATCAAGGCTACAAGCTATCAAAGTACTCAAGAGGTTCCACTTTCACAG CATTGCACCCATATGAAATTACTGCCGAGTGTTATACCAAAGGTTAACTTAACTCAATCGAAGCAGtccaaaacgcgtaaggctgaggAAGATCAACAAGATGACTTAACCTCCAGCAAAAGGGGGCGGAAGGACTTCCCATCAACATCCAgtcaaaacacaaaacaaacctTTCAAAATTCTGATCTTCTGCCAGCTGGATACAACAGCAATGATCTGGGCACACAACAGGAG gAAGCTGTACAAGTGCAGGAAGGTGAGAAAATGGAAGACATAAAGGATGAGGATGAAATCAATG GTGACCACACAGCAGATGCAAATGACCCACAAAGTACAGATGATGAGGACTTAATTTTAGTGGTAAAACCACATGTTGCAGAAAAAACA CCTTCATCCATGATCCGTGTTGAAATCATGTCTCTGACCTTATATCCATATTCAGAGGTGATGGGCGACAGCGCAGTACAAAGGTTGTTTGTGGAATTCCGCTTTGCTGGCGTCCCTCCAGAGGAAACCGAGACCCCTGTGTCACTTCGCAAACCCAACCAAGGCGAGGAGCTATACTATCACTTTAGCAAAG TGATACATCTGGATGGGTCAGAACATGCTGAGCGCAGAGACTTTCTCTACATGCTATTAGAGGGATCAGACTCAAATGGAGATAGTGTCAG GCTCAGGTTCACTGTGGTGAGTGACCCAATTAACGAGGATGAAGAATGTCGTGATGTGGGCTATGCCTATATGGACCTCCGCTTTCTACTAAGAAGAGCGGAAGACAAAGCTGAGGAAACTTTACAAG TTTTAGATGTAGCCAATCAAGAACAAGTCATTGGAGCACTGAGAGTAGCAATAGAAGCAAAAGAAGCGGCACGGGCCGTTCACAGAACAAGGAGAGCAATGGAAACAGAGTGA
- the LOC121401400 gene encoding ovarian cancer G-protein coupled receptor 1-like, translating into MSVGIHLTTTSLLITHIPDSSLVPLSCSSGSEECPPVLSCLYIGISVVALPLNILVVWAIWPQVRGSYGLSVFVISLLLASLMESAVLAFGAAYTSGILKLGSLACSIVFVIPGFTRRIATTFVVCMFVLRYLAVAHPIKYRKFCLGWIRWLISLFVWLIAIVLSIVETYLITGKTNLCFPDYNMEPETAILDLLFSFLFGLIPLVILTTFWVLICCALKNSPSVTTGQQTRIRTLLMLVVLGFALFFGPINGIQGYQSILLLFGQSPSLLKKDLLLPYQILFTLNGFSLILPPLFYAYSCGEVKERLKGLFSKCNRDACE; encoded by the coding sequence ATGTCCGTAGGAATTCATTTGACTACCACCTCCCTGCTCATCACACATATCCCAGACTCATCTTTAGTTCCGCTGTCTTGCAGCTCTGGCTCCGAAGAGTGCCCCCCAGTGCTTTCATGTCTGTACATTGGCATCTCTGTAGTTGCCCTGCCACTTAACATTCTGGTGGTGTGGGCTATATGGCCTCAGGTCAGAGGTTCCTATGGGCTTTCAGTTTTTGTAATTAGTCTTCTATTGGCCAGCCTTATGGAATCTGCTGTCCTAGCCTTTGGAGCAGCGTATACCTCTGGCATCTTGAAATTGGGATCTCTTGCTTGTTCTATTGTCTTTGTTATCCCAGGTTTTACACGAAGGATTGCAACAACATTTGTGGTCTGCATGTTTGTTTTACGTTATTTAGCAGTGGCACATCCAATAAAATACCGTAAATTCTGTTTGGGATGGATAAGGTGGTTAATCAGCCTTTTTGTGTGGTTGATCGCCATTGTACTTTCCATAGTTGAAACATATTTAATAACAGGCAAAACAAATCTTTGTTTCCCTGACTACAACATGGAACCAGAAACAGCCATTTTGGATCTGCTTTTTTCATTCCTCTTTGGCCTGATCCCTTTAGTGATCCTAACAACCTTCTGGGTTCTAATCTGTTGTGCCCTGAAAAACTCTCCATCTGTTACCACTGGCCAACAGACAAGGATCAGAACCCTGCTCATGCTGGTTGTGCTTGGTTTTGCACTGTTCTTTGGTCCAATCAATGGGATTCAAGGATACCAAAGCATTCTTCTTTTATTTGGCCAATCTCCAAGTCTGCTGAAGAAGGATTTGCTCCTTCCATACCAGATACTATTTACCCTCAAcggtttttctttaattttgcctCCACTTTTCTATGCCTACAGCTGTGGTGAAGTCAAAGAAAGACTAAAAGGTCTTTTTAGCAAATGCAACAGGGATGCATGTGAATAA